DNA sequence from the Nicotiana tomentosiformis chromosome 3, ASM39032v3, whole genome shotgun sequence genome:
taaatactatctccatTAAGTTATCTAAGACCTAGCACTATCCTCTACTcacctagggctaagcactgccctcatcttaAACAAGACTAAGCCTTTTCTTGTCTCAATTCGCATATGACCAAGTATCATATCTttacatttcatgggctgaaaacATCGACAGTTTGTCCAAAGGCgccatagtccgaaggcatcatcctcatagccggaagacactaTTCCATGGCAtgaggatttctcaaaagtgcacatcattattcaaaggcgtcatagtccagaggcaccatcctcatggcccgaggacatcatttcatggcctgcgaatccctttaTTACATGATTCATGTCCCAGgatgtcatggtctaaggacatcatcttcaccatccaaagacaaccttcatggtctAAAAGGAATTTGCATCACGTTTAATTTCTCGCAATAACTCGTATATATTTGCATGCgccatgttttaagttttgcaggtaatccaggaggtaATCGTTCTccaaacgggagcaatcttcgctccggtttccattcacaacgttcacatcctgcaattatttcaaacataaCCGACCACCATCAATTCCCGCCTTTCACTCTATGACTGTTCAGATATTTGTTCTGTGATATATCCACaacatttcaaattcacattcatGATTTCGCATAAATTCATCCGATACTATCCTGTCCAAAAGAACCCTTTCCAAAAACATACGATCATACTTATAACAACTCCCTCAGTTTCGTTCGCCGTTGGatctagaactacacacggcctgattctcgtaacaccagggatatgtatgcaactcaggaaccagggttcggcccccgTTTTTCCAATCATATCATCCCTCATTCAATTCGGCCAAAAttagtcatcattttctttacccagcaactctttcatcattcccgggtaaaaaggggcagctgttgatacccaattttgccctcatatttttttaaataatatatatactttcaaaacattatttttgcattattatttagtttacaaatctatacaagcactttttataatttttcataatttttagagctttaaaattaattttcttgcatttaaattacataaatatttagtaattatccctttaaattatttgtgatgacttaatcatccaaaaatACTATTTTGTATCCTCATATGTGTCTCATAATGTTTTCACTTcattttttatataattacattagcattttaaagctatttgcacaatcttgcaatgatagcctatattcatatacaaatgctccttatttatattattggtgtcagaatagcatttttatatttttataatgctaaaacattattttaaatcattttagtacataaaaatatttttattcatttactaattatttttataaattattttgataaattatGTGTGTTTAAAAGGCTGGCCCAATTTTTAAACCAATTTTCAGACTAAAAATAGCCCAACACCTTAGCCCAGTAACCTCAGCCCAAAGTCAAACGACCCCTTTACAAGACCCGGTCAGTACCCGTTTTAATTAACccgccttttttttttaaatcccaGCCGTTGATCTTTCAAGATCAACGACCCTCATTTATTCCCCTCATTTTAATTACCCACCCCAAACCTAATCCTCTCATTCTCTTTAACCACCCGCCCTAAAATTCTCTCTTCTCCTCTCcacagaaaccctagccgccctctCAAATCTCTCCAAATCCGTCTCAACCATGGATTCTCTCCATGATTTCCTTACCTTTTGCGTGTTATCTCATTATTTTCTACAAAACtatggtatcacctagtacttgcctaaacatggcaagcactATCTCTCAGAAACTGGCTATTCAACTTCAATCGCTTGAATCTGGACAGTATTTAGTCTATATACATCATGATCAGTCTATACgggtccgattagccaagattTCCGGCCAATTTCTGATTTCTGTCAAATAGGGTTTACCTATTTTTTTCCCTAATCCGATTTTTATTGATTCTGCATGTTAttacttccttatttatgtttgattttacagtgtttacttgttcaatttctgtcactatataaacccctccccattcccctttgagaGAGAGCTGAATCGATATACTTTCACTAAAAATTAGAGCTTTGTTCTatgattccctcattctcttatTCTATACTTTTGTTTTTGGCCgattgaaagccaaggccactgagattctattattcgaactttctcttggtgcgagcattgcccagGGTTctttgaagctcttgggaactttgacatattgagattctgggttcttctGGAATTTTGTTTCTTTATTGTTGTCAGTTTAACTGGTAAGTCGCTTGACTTTTTGTAATTTCATTTGTTATGTGTCTCTGATTTGCATGTGCTCTCGCTTCTAAAATCTATGGCTTAATGTGTTTCTAGGCTACTTTGTGCACAACTCTGTTTGTTTTACACTCGTTTTAaatctctttagcatttaacttctcctaatgctgctagttctaagattgtctatgtctaacttggataatctgaacCCTCCTAAGCTCGTTTAACTAGTGTATTGGGGCCTGAATGTTCatgaatatgcttacctgctttgtCCTGAATCTCTGTAATGAATGCCTCACATCTTTAATAACCTGTGTTAAGACCCTCACTGTTAACTATGACTTGTTTcactgctattgtgtcactcagcatgctcaCTTGATCCTATACTTCTTTAGTGATTGCTTGAGGTTTTAGAACAGTTATCTCAACTTGTTTTCCCTACCATGTTTGAACTGTtttgtttcatgatattaggATGGATCCCTGACATAACTTGGACTTTCATTAGTTAATTTGTCTACTGTGTCAATACCTGAATGCCTACATTTTCTATTTGACATGTGTTTACTTTTCCACTTTGTTCTGAATCTCTCTAATGATAGTCTTGCATATGTAATGTATTCTAATCTGTGCTAAGACCTTTTCTATCAACTATGATCTACTCCCTTACAGCATGTTTCTGTTTTGCTTAGTTTTATATCCTTAATGGCTGTTTGAAACCTTTAGAATGACCATCTTAGTTTGTGTTTCCATACCATGTTTGACATAATTAGGACCTTTAGGCTTCAAATCTCTAAGTCAGTTCCTTACTTAAATTTGTTTGGTATTATGCACCTGTGTATGATAACTTTTGTCAATTctgcaaacttgtttctccctTAACTCTTTCAATATGTGGCTACTTATGTGCTACTTTGCTAAGTGCTGAAGTCCTGCTGAACCTGCTTCTAAGTCCTATGACATGCTTGATTAGCTAGGCTATATGCTCAACTTTGCTATGTCTACTTTAAGCTATAACTGCATTTCCTCAACTTCTGTCCCTTAACCGTTGTCCATTCTCTCTCATTTGTTACCTACGCTATTCTGAACCTATCATtcttggctggctgaaagccaaggccgcCAAGACTCTTGCTACTGACCTccttagtgtgagcactgctcgggatcCATTTGAGACTCTTGTGAACTCTTACACACTAGGGTTTGGCGTCTTTTAACCACTTTCTCTACTACTGAGACCTGAACTACCCCACTCAATTCCTTCTTCCTATTGTCTAATGAACATGTAAGCTGTTTGGTTTAAGTGATTTAATGCCTGGGTAATATGGTTGATCTATGGTTGCGTGATTTGGCTTTGAGCTCTTCTATGGATTTCGAGTTGTgctgatgaatatggttccttgttGAAAATCTGGGTATACCACGGGAGAATTGTTGAAGGCCCAACAGTTCTAGGTATTTTTTTTGGCCTGTTGTGGGCCtactgtcattatttgtataatttttgtaatcatattcattattgggcatgtaataactttgtaataaacaattggggtgttagtaaaaacgGGGATGGGTAAATTCTGATGTTTGCAtgcaagggtagaaaacatgcataTAGGATTCAATGATTCATCTGCTATATATGCCATTCAATCActatgtgcactatagaaatcataGCAGTAAGAGAAGCACACACTCACACTACTTGTCTACTAGCAAAGCATGAGTTCAAATGCTTCAATTATCCCTGCTGCAACATGTTATTAGAAAACCTGTCCATAGGAAATAAATATCattgaattttccttcaatttgcatCGTTGCAGCATatccactagaaatcatgcctataagattTTAATCATTTCATTCGCTACTGTATCAcactgttcacctagaaaacatgcctataaggtTAATGTATAATAATAGAATTGGTTCCAATCGCCAattgttagagatcctgcctatagggtattactAGTCGCCAAAAAGTGTTAATTTTCTAAACGCTATTTGCTGCTCGAAAAGCATGAATAATTCTGGGCTTTCCTCCAATAGATTTCATTGTCACTTAGTGCGTAAATCACCTAGACACAACATCTATAGTTAAATAATTGGAAATATGCAATCTCAAATCAGCATGCAACAATCATATAATTATTTGGAGATAAGCAACGCCTAACTTCTGAAACTACTTGTATGTTTTAATGCatagtcacatagaaatcatgtttatagggcttaaggttcttaattctgaaacGACCTAACATGAAAACTtgtttcgcgtgcatttgttgcttaagtgtggaggctaacttgagcccttaactgcccatatttgaagtccaatatgtgttttgtatgtcgcctagttttgacatttctgagccacctaagtaaggtctagaaccaccctagtagaggtccaatacctcccGAACCATAggaatgggacgggtagtgcacgcatagagcatgacttagaattgaattagcgCACTTCAGATAAACagctttaacatagtaatcgggtagcaggagatgatagtctgtgcccgctgaataatatgagtaactccctatctcaagggagttgcgaagtattatttatgttgcacggggtgatcctttaggctaaaaaacttatgaCCCCTCATCCCCCtcttttatatgttgttattagatccaaatagttgtatccctatattcgTACTAAGATCTGTACTAATCATGTTGTAATGAAATTCTATGACCTTTACATTcgctttgtttatttgatcacttagcctaattgtaatccacataatcttaagttcgaccgggacccacagttgtggacctcgaagagtgcctaacaccttctctttgaggtaatttgagcccttacccgatctttggtgacgctgactagtcaaacaaagtcttttgcataataggtgccctaaagcaccttaaaaatcctttatttaAAAAGGCTGTCTCAACGTTGAAAGCCCGCTTTCACGAGAAAACAGGGCGCGACACACGCAACCTTGAAATTCAAGGGGATCAACCCCATTTCGAGGATTcgatcagtgacacccgcaatgacGGGAATGATGCCTCACCGGTGCATGACAGGCGataccctcgacaggttcgggagacaactcccgatgatgctgacgaGGAGCAAGTAGAAGATTCTATGAGGATCCTGTAAGAGCAACAGGCAATCATCCTAGGCCATATCACgcggcaggatcaggttatgatGAAACTGAAACAAGCGATGTCAGGTGCTTCTAATGATGCAAACAGGCGCGATCCAATTCCACCATTGTTCCCGTAGACCAAACAATGCATAGAGTAGACAACAACATTCCCAAGGGTAAAGTTGGCTCCGATAGGGCTGGGGGAAGCAGATCAAGTCTTAACAATGAGAACGATTCATTCAAAGATGAGATTTTATGATTCACGAGGGAAGTAAATGCCCGCATAGATCAAAtcccgggcgcaccaccagtattgaaaggcccgaactcgaagaagtatgttcaattactatacaagccaagtgcggcaccgGAACTAATTCCGAAGTGATTCAAAATTcctgaagttccaaagtatgaagGAACTTTAGACCCACAGGAATATATTACCACATACACAACAaaggtgaaaggaaatgatctagctcCTTACGAAATTGAAtttgtgttgctaaagaaattcggcgaaactctcacgaggggatccttaacgtggtattcattactgCCTGAGCATTCCATAAATTCTTTTGAAATACTCATagattctttcattaaagctcatgccggggccagaaagaTGCAAGCTTGGAAGGCTGATATATTCAGAATCACACAAGGAGAATCagaattattacgagagtttgtTACCCGATTCCCAAAAAAAAGAATGTTGCTCCCAGCCATcccagatgaatgggcagctggatcattcaccaaaggattgaatccaagAAGTTCAGACGCTTTCGGGAAGCTAAAGGtgagcctgcttgagtttcaagcaacaacctgGGCAGAtattcacaaccggtacgagtcgaaGATAAGGATCAAAGATGACCAGGTCGAttctacatcatcggccaaaggacaTGAGAAGAATATAGAAAgatcaaaggatgactacgacaCAGATATGTGGACTATGAGGGGTCGGATTTTGCCCTATGAGCGTACCGAAGGCCGTGGCAGAAAGTTTCGAGCAACAAACAAGTTCACCGTTGACGGAGGGACTGATCGTGGTCGAAATAATAGATCACTTCAAGATAAATAAACATCGGGATCTCGAGATCTTTCTTACCccaggttatcagaatataacttcaaagTCAGTGTAATGGAACTGGTGTTAGCCATGAGGAAAAAtaaagaagcacgattcccgaGACCTACGAGGTCCgattccagccagagggatcctactttatggtgcgaataccacgggacgaacggtgatggtaggctataatcccgtattttagtcgcttattgcactctaatttactgcactttacttatgttgagctttaattaatagtgttttacacttattgtgtgttttatgccgtgTAGGAGTTATTTAGATGTTACGGAGAAAATTTGAGCtatttgaagctttgaagtctggtagaagcccaagggattaaaccagaatcgcgttcgggggtcgagtacTAAGTCCGGATATCAAAACTGGAAAGAAACAAATTACTCTAAGCAAACTACACTGCTGCATCGCATGTGGTGGAGCGACTATGTAAAATATGGCCAGAAAGTGTTTTGCAATTCGTCCTTGAAATTGTCACAAGCGCGCGGCATGGTGCGGCGCGTTAGTGCAAAAATATTAGAGTATCTTCCCATTTCCGATAAAAAGGATATTTTCGTACGGGGTTTATTTGGGGGATAGTTAAATACACAAGAAAAACACCATTTCCTGACTTTTGACATaacttagacctaaggaagctaaggagaagagggggaagcaagagcacaaggatttcatcctttctttctcactcaagatccggtttggattgtatttatgttttcctatatttTTGTTTCAATTGTGAAGAACCtttccatgtctatggagtagaaccttttgggttttgattgattTAGTGTATTGATAGTTTTTTGTGGATTATAAATCTAATTtcatgtatttgaatcatttttggaagattaaattgttgcatttatgttcacttgttcttgtaatcgagagaggaataacttgtgatatatttgcactatattgttggttgagttcatagattcttctaagtaattgaaagaggctagttgaatccttgattaaacctagttaggaggataatcgaaagaggttctcctaaagaccaaccCATTATGatttcttgcatatcttcaccgagcttaaattggttcatattgtgaggttgagatttaattgagagaggagtttctactaaataattgtattgataattaagtgaattcgagagattcacttgaacattagtagtgaattatctagagttagatcccgagcAATTATTTTGCACCTATTCTATTagcccatattttctcccattgataacttgcctacttacctttgttgcgattgtcattagtcaatagtttagattcttagttaatttcaattcttaattgtataaatctccattgttgatcctcctggatagcaatccaGCTACAAACtatgagaatactgtttaaatctaatccatgTGGACATGATATCatattatactatctttgactagcgagcacaatttaagtgtgtgttttgagtACCGTCAAATGGCGCTGctgtcggggattggcaatcaatagtgtttgaaatagtttgtagtgctaatttaggaaattattttattttattttattctttacgGCTTTCTCCTCCGTGTGCAAGGCAACAGGTTAAATCCGTAGTGTATGACACGATCTTCTTGTAAAGAAGTAATACCCTACAACCCGGAATTGGAAAAACACCTGTGATAATTGAGGAAGGAGAAAGAGTTTACCGTAATGTTCTTGGGGTAACCTTCAAACAAAGAATACATGGCTAATAACGATAACAATAAGGTAGAGGCAGCCCATAGAGCTGCTGAGGAAACTGTCGAAGACAATaggggtcgaagattcaatctaaatcgacCCTTGATTAAAGACCAGTTTGAGAATGCGGTACCAAGGCTTGGTAAAGCATTGGGTGACTACgccagaccagtctacaatcaaggactgtcaagtgttagaccacctccaattgtagCCAATAATTTCGAGCTGAAGCAAGGTttgcttcaaaccattcaaaATAGCTACGTTTTCAGAGGGAAGATGAATGAAGATCCAAAGACGCAtatgatggacttcgaggagatcatGAACACCTTTTAATACAATGGGGTGTCACAAGGTCATTCCCCTTTTTCACTTAAAGATAATGcgaagcagtggcttcgaagcttgccaaaTGAATCAATTGGAACATGggaggaaatgaccagaaaatttcttgataaatatttctcctcagctaagacggtcaagtttagaagagaaatccataacttctgccagaaagagaacgaaactatttttgaagcatgtgAGAGGTTTCAACAGAgcagaattgaactctggatgcaactctagggtttttgggatggattgacaccgaccTCGCGTAGAatattgagcaatgcagttggaggcccatttatgaaaaagactccagaggagatagttactaTTCtcgatgagttatctgaagatgctaatcaTTAGCCCTCTAATAGTGtggaaagaagaaaatcaactggtgttcaccaagttgatgctactacatctgcgcaagtacaacttgatgctatggctagaGAAATACGAAAGCTAACTGTAGTTTCGATGCAAAATGTACACCACACAGCTTGTGATATATATGAAAAGAGgataccctactcatgagtgtcaagcctcaaccgaggaagtgaatgttgtaggaaattataattttaatgcaatgggtcggAGGCACCCCagattttcatggagttcacctggggttactgcaaatgcatggcaaaaAACAACCCCAGATTCCATGAACAAGGAGCTCCGGGCTCTCAAAATTAGCAGAGGCAGCAGTATCAATCTCCAAAGTCGAATTAACCCAGCATGGAAGATCTAATGAAGACCTTCATTATCAATACATATGAGAGGCTTGATGCCCATGATGCATATATCAAAGAATTGGGTACATCTTTTCGAAGCGTGGAAAGACAGGTTGGGCACTTAGCTACTCTAATGTCTGAGAGAGCCCCAGGAACACTCTCGGCTGATACagaaagaaatcccaaagaaacagtaaATGCTGTAACTTTGAGAAGTGGAAAAGTGTTAAAAGATCTCACCCCAATCCACAAAGATGTGAGACATGAAAAACAAAGCAAGGAGCAGCTGAAAAGTGGTGtcgaaaagaagaaggaagaaaactcGAGAAGGGAGGAACTTGAGGAGAGCAAGCATATGCCGGTGTTGCCTTTTCCCCAAAAGTTAAGTAGAGAAAAGCTAGACAACCAGTTCGAAAGATTTCTAGATGTGCTAAAATAGGTTCATGTAAAcctaccattcacagaagtgctctcacaaatgccggcTTATGCCAAGTTCTGGAAggagatcctgacaaagaagaggaaaatagaaaagacctcagtggtcaagctcatagagcattgcagtgcaatattgcaaaacaaactcccacaaaagtgtggagatccagggagttttaccatACCTAGCTCTTTAGGCACtactaattttgataagtctctatgtgattctggtgcctcaattaatttaatgcctctatctatttacaggaaactggagaaggagattgaagagataaggtctgcaccaatatctttgcagttgGCAGACCAAACGATTCTAATACCCGAGAGAATAGTTGAAGATGTCTTATTtcaggtagataagtttgtatttcctatgGATTTCATAGTGGTTAATATGGAAGAGAAAAAGAAggcccccctcatcctaggaagaccattcctaGAAACGGGTAGATAAATATTAGATATACAtcagagaaaactcatgcttagagtgggtgaggaaatTGTGACTTTTGAGATGGATGTAGAAACGGGGGTAAAAAGGGAGAAGCTAGCTGCTAGTGTTGTGTGGAAAGTGAAGGACGTGACAGAGAATGCTGTAGTAAGtgaaaaagataagtgtggggtgtaccccaagaagtcTGAGAAGAAGCTATCTGCATGGATGAGTGCACTAGTTCAGGCGAGAGGAATGGAGCCCAACTTCGACTCAACTTGCctggtgtgtttgcaaagcgaaatagtagttttattcagtcttggaagtgatatatgcgtttctttgttgagccagttatatgttgtacccacctaattgttatgtatcttagttaacccctttgagcatccaatcctgtttctttggcaaccacattataagtCTTACCCATTTTACCTCTCGCGAGCACATGaaattattatgaactttgtaaaagttaaagtgtggggtgttggttgGCTTTTGattggaactaatgaaataaggagaaaggtgcactattttgcAAAACAATAAGAGCCACGTGAattgaaaagaaataaaataaaaatatagttgCATTGTTGTGCaaatattcattgatagtggtaacttttGATGTATGCGTGCTTAAAGAAGTGGGGAGTTGACATATATTGTTTTGCGGgtagagttatggtttgacaaaaGTCTAGAATTTTGAACGgtcaattgtatgtattaaagttcttagggaggtgtattcaatatatccaaatgtatcctacccgtcccgcagcctacattacaaccaaataaagttctactcgatccttgactgaatgagttcaattagtagagtaatacattatgggcaagcttatggtacgtcttttgtagCACATGAGTATTacttctgagagtgagcgaattcttcctatcttaagttcctaattgttcttaaactctattgtgtgtggaactattcTCTATTATTATGTGAcgacacttgattcatgaaggaaaggtattgtcattgacctctgtgttagagtaagtgagcagttatgaaaaatgcgtggtgcttttgagtgaAATCTTGAGGCAAGGATATTACAACATTGTGCTTAATTTATTTTgattattcttggtgtgatgagttaggcgagttgtttaaaaaggtcgtgtctatgtgaaATATAGTTTGATTGCTGGAGAataagcaatggtttaagtgtggggtattgatggtaggctataatcccgtattttagtcgcttattgtaaTCTAATTTATTGTACTTTATTTATGTTGAGCTTTAACTAAtaatgttttgcacttattgtgtattttatggcgtgtaggagtgattctgagttatttagatgttatggagcaaattcaagctatttggagctttgaagtctgagtagaagcccaagggattaaaccgagatcacgttcgggggtcgagtacCAAGTCCGGATGTCAAAACTGGAAAGAAATGAATTACTCTAACCAAACTACACTACCGCGACGCATGGGGCGGCGTGGTTGTGTAAAATATGGCCAGAAAGTATTTTGCAATTCGTCTTGGAAATTGCCACAAGCGCGCCGCATGGTGCATCGCGGTAGTGCAAACTTCTTAGAGTATCTTCCCATTTTCGCtaaaaagggtatttttgtcTGGGGTTTATTTGGGGGATAGTTAAATACACGGGAAAACACCATTTATTCACTTTTGACATacattagacctaaggaagctaaggagaagagggagaagcaagagcacaaagatttcatcattccttcctcactcaagatccgggtttggattgtatttatgttttcctatatttTTGTTTCAATTGT
Encoded proteins:
- the LOC104108763 gene encoding uncharacterized protein, with protein sequence MEDLMKTFIINTYERLDAHDAYIKELGTSFRSVERQVGHLATLMSERAPGTLSADTERNPKETVNAVTLRSGKVLKDLTPIHKDVRHEKQSKEQLKSGVEKKKEENSRREELEESKHMPVLPFPQKLSREKLDNQFERFLDVLK